Genomic segment of Cryptococcus neoformans var. neoformans JEC21 chromosome 5 sequence:
GCCATATAATCAGATAAAAATCGATCTTGATCAAAACCTAAAGCAACTCACATTGCCACTCTCATTCGATCTGACCAGGGAAACCAAAATACAATCCTTATCTCTACCTTGAGACTTGTCTGCTGTCAAGATCTCGACTCGCGGAATAGGCTTGAGGTAAGAAGATAAAAGCTTGATTTGCTGACGATAAGGCGTGATGATCGCGATATCTTCTTGTCGTACGCCCGAAGCTACGAGGGCAGTCGACAGCTAAACAGAGGGTCGACGACAGTCAGCCATACGCAGAAAAATACAGCATAATGCCGATACCCACCTGTTGGACGAGCTTCGCTTCTATCTCATTCTGCACCAAATCTCCCACTCGCGAGTCTAATGCAGGTACCCCATCCGTGTCTATAAAAACACACTTTGCGCTTTCTTCCAACAAGTCCTGGATCCAACACCCTTTCCCTTGATCGCACGTACACCCGGCGTCCCCAAAGATCTCCTTACATCTCTTTCGAGAACGCAACTTGAGTCCGCTCTGCGCCACTTGCTCATTCCCGCATTTCAACCGACCCTCATATACGAGTTTATTCGACAACGCCATAATATCCTCGTTCATCCTATACTGGTAAGAAAGATCGACGACAGCGGAAGGATGGGCGGCAGAGAGATGCCGAAAGAGGGAAACGTCCAGTCCACCACGACGAGCTTCTGCATGACGGACGATAGGCGGCAGTTGGTAATGGTCTCCGACCAGGACAAACTTGTCTGCCATTCGCAGGGGACCGATGCAGGTGGGAAGCGTGATTTGAGAAGCCTCGTCGACGATGCAGTAGTCAAATCGACGACGGAAGAATAATGGACTTTTGCATATCAGTTTTCTGACAAGCATTACCCGAAAAGATCACTCACTGGTCGATAGCAAGACATGTTGCAGCCACAACGGGAGGCGTCATCAATCTCGCATTCAACTGATCCATATTTGCCGAGGCTTCATACGCTTCAAGCGTTAAATGCTGCACATCAGGGTGGACCTGCGACAATGTCAATAATTCACGCATCGACTGCCacgagaaaagaagattcGTACCTTGTCGATATTCCCCAATCGTAATACTCCAAACTCTGCATCTGTCAACTTCATCAGAATGGCATCCACCGCAGAGTGTGTATAAGACGTGAGCAAGACAGTCCTCCCTCTCGCTACAAGCGCTTTGATGGTCTCTGCTATAGTCGTACTTTTACCGGTACCGGGCATACCGAGGATCAGAGAATAGTCTCGCGCAGTGAGGACACTCTCCATGGCCTTTTGCTGATCAGAgttgagagatggagggaTCTCTGAAGGTTCGGGACGCCAAGAGGGCTCAAACTCGGGTGCTGCCTGGTCGACGATAAGACGCCTTCGCGCTTCATCCCCGTTCTTGTAAAACAGCTGAGCAAGGTTGTTTCTCATCCGCATCATACCACTCgccatctcatccttgtcAATTCGAAACACCACTTTATCCTGACTCTGCCCGTCAGACGCCCTGAGAACGCGGTGCTCTCGTCCTGTCCGTTTCAGGAGGGCATCAGTGTTGATGACATATGTTACGGCGACAGTGACACTGGTCTGGGTAAGATCGGTAACGAAGCCTCGCCACATACAAAGAAGATCAGGTTCAATAGAAAGGGAGACAGGATCGCCTTTTGCGATGTGTccggaaagaagagaagtaGTATTTTCAGAGATAGCAGAAGGAGCGCGGATAAAAGTGTAACTGTGGCGATGGATTTTTGCAAGAGATTTTCCAAGGTCGTTGGAGTATGATTCAATGATCATATCACTGAAACATCTGTAAAACTCTATCAGAGTTGTTCTCCCTCGTCAGGAAGATACAGGAGAAGACTCACTTTCcatttttctctctttgcTTGGCAGTCATGGTCCAAAGTTGTGACCTAAACTTCACTGTGTCCTGCTCTTCAACTGTCACGAGGGTGTCCCACTTCTTGTAGAATTCAGCGTCTTTCTCTGTCATATGACCTGTATGCTCCTCGTACAGCTCAGCAATAGGGTCTTCGGGGTCTTGAGGTATCTTGTCGATGGCCTATGATAATCATGTAAGACCAGCGCTCGAAAAAAATAGGTAGAACACCTTACTTTGCGATAGAGCATACAACTCTCGACAGCGTAACACATCTTACAGTCCCTCATATTATCGATGGTCGGCGGCAAGAATGCCTCTTCAACTTCTGCTTccagttcctcctctcttttctcttctttgaccatctctttcttgaCGACACCCCCTCTCAAAATCTCTACTGGTCTATCACCTTCGGGCAAATGCTTGGGTATTTTACGCTGCTTTGACATGTACATTGCGAGCTCATTACGAGCCATAATGAGGGCACGAATCTCATTCTGCTTGGCTTCGACTCGAAGGATGGTGTCAAGCGCCGAGTAGTATAAGAGACCAGCAGGGACAGGAACACCTGCATAATTTTTGTTAGCCCAATGGACATGGCCAGCAAATTATGGAATATAACGCACCATATCGATCTTCCATGAGAAGTGTATACAACATTGTTTGCGCTCGATGAGCCATCACACCAACAGATCTGCCTGTTTTAATCTCAAATGGAGCAACGTGTTCTTCGACCTGCGTACCATGCAGAGGATCGCGGATGATCTTTGCCTGGACAGAAGCGTCCATTTTGCCTTTCAGACCCCATTTCGGTGACCAaatgtcttcttccacctcgtGAAGACCATTGATGGCGAGAAGAGCTGGCTGATCACCCGCGCTAGAATGAAGTTCTCCTTCAGGCTAAATTTCGATTAACGGGTCAGCGTTTAACAACGAGTAGATAAAGTAGCGTAATCCGCTTGCCTTTGGGTCCTTTGTGATGTAACGCTCGCCAAAGACTTCAAACCCTCTCCCCGCCTTCACTccaacttcttccctcACATCTAGGATCCCCATATCTGTACTCCATATCTCTAGCTTtatctcatccttcttcaattcaGCATCTAGTCTTCTGAAAGTGCCGTCGGCGCCAAAATCTTGTTGCAACAATGCGCCCTGAAGCAAAGAATGCAAAAGTGTGCCATAGAGGAGAGGTTTCGTAGGTGGACCTGGCGTTCGGATAAGTGATTGGATGACAGGTTTACGGGGACAAGGCATGGCGTTGGCAATAGAGGTCATGGTGATCATAAGGTCGGGATGATGTATTAAAAAGGTAGACGGGTCTTTGAAGGTTACCGAGATTGGCTTGGTGGTTTGAGTTGCTAGTAAGGGAGAGacgatgttgatgatgtcgCCTGTGCGAGATACATTAACAACTCGCCGGTCGACCGGCATTAAGTTGACGAACCTTTCCTTACTTCAGTATCGGCCCACCGATCTTTGAGGTGTACTACTCCACGAGCACCTCCGTCCGTTAGAGTGACTACGAGAGTCTTACGGAGTGTGTCAGAATCTTGTGGTCTAAGAGGTCAAGCGATAGCACTCACTTTGGCAAAAGAGACTTCAACAACACTCATTATGTCAAGCTCACTCGTCGAAGGGATAACACCGTCTTCGAATAACAAACCGCCAAATACAGCTTCAACAATGCATCTGGCCCATGGCGTAGGAGCATACCCTTGGGGAGCAGGAGGCACAGAGGGGTGGAGGACTGGGTATTTTATCTGAGAGTATTAGACAATCTTCTAAGATACAACAGGAAGAGCTTACTTTAGGTGGAGGGACTGTTGCCAAtaaatcttcttccgtcacGCCAAGATCTTCAATGTTGAAGTCAAATTCAAACatatcatcgtcatctaTATCAGGCgactctttcttcatacCATCCAATGCCTCCGTGGGTTCCACAACGGGTTTTACATCTGCTTCGACGATTTCATCGGACTTGGCTTCGAGAGGTGATGACTCGCGCTTGACGTCTACCAAAGGAATCATTCGCTCAACGTTGGCCGGAGAACCAATTCTCTCTTGCTTGACCGTCGTCGATCTAAACGCTGAGGTGAtattcctctctttccccgtCATGGGTTTGGTAGGACTCTTTGGGATAACCCTGGAGGGTTTTAAGTCAGGATTACCAAGCGCCACCACTTTCTTCGGTGATAAGGGTTTCGCTTTCTTCGCCGGAGGCATCTGATCATCAAGAGATATGTTTGGGGATCTCcgctttttttctttgagAGGAGAATGTTGTGGAGGTCGCGT
This window contains:
- a CDS encoding DNA replication helicase dna2, putative, with the protein product MPLFHSGGVKPSAKNPAPSNTPRHKTRPNDENQRVPNEPRKQSCPKETLLQEKKQHDVPKTPKKARNESKSDEQSMMDDLLAGLDASVFEWGRTPSQGSQSRSTRPPQHSPLKEKKRRSPNISLDDQMPPAKKAKPLSPKKVVALGNPDLKPSRVIPKSPTKPMTGKERNITSAFRSTTVKQERIGSPANVERMIPLVDVKRESSPLEAKSDEIVEADVKPVVEPTEALDGMKKESPDIDDDDMFEFDFNIEDLGVTEEDLLATVPPPKIKYPVLHPSVPPAPQGYAPTPWARCIVEAVFGGLLFEDGVIPSTSELDIMSVVEVSFAKTLVVTLTDGGARGVVHLKDRWADTEVRKGDIINIVSPLLATQTTKPISVTFKDPSTFLIHHPDLMITMTSIANAMPCPRKPVIQSLIRTPGPPTKPLLYGTLLHSLLQGALLQQDFGADGTFRRLDAELKKDEIKLEIWSTDMGILDVREEVGVKAGRGFEVFGERYITKDPKPEGELHSSAGDQPALLAINGLHEVEEDIWSPKWGLKGKMDASVQAKIIRDPLHGTQVEEHVAPFEIKTGRSVGVMAHRAQTMLYTLLMEDRYGVPVPAGLLYYSALDTILRVEAKQNEIRALIMARNELAMYMSKQRKIPKHLPEGDRPVEILRGGVVKKEMVKEEKREEELEAEVEEAFLPPTIDNMRDCKMCYAVESCMLYRKAIDKIPQDPEDPIAELYEEHTGHMTEKDAEFYKKWDTLVTVEEQDTVKFRSQLWTMTAKQREKNGKCFSDMIIESYSNDLGKSLAKIHRHSYTFIRAPSAISENTTSLLSGHIAKGDPVSLSIEPDLLCMWRGFVTDLTQTSVTVAVTYVINTDALLKRTGREHRVLRASDGQSQDKVVFRIDKDEMASGMMRMRNNLAQLFYKNGDEARRRLIVDQAAPEFEPSWRPEPSEIPPSLNSDQQKAMESVLTARDYSLILGMPGTGKSTTIAETIKALVARGRTVLLTSYTHSAVDAILMKLTDAEFGVLRLGNIDKVHPDVQHLTLEAYEASANMDQLNARLMTPPVVAATCLAIDHPLFFRRRFDYCIVDEASQITLPTCIGPLRMADKFVLVGDHYQLPPIVRHAEARRGGLDVSLFRHLSAAHPSAVVDLSYQYRMNEDIMALSNKLVYEGRLKCGNEQVAQSGLKLRSRKRCKEIFGDAGCTCDQGKGCWIQDLLEESAKCVFIDTDGVPALDSRVGDLVQNEIEAKLVQQLSTALVASGVRQEDIAIITPYRQQIKLLSSYLKPIPRVEILTADKSQGRDKDCILVSLVRSNESGNIGDLLRDWRRINVSFTRAKKKLVIFASAKTLNADPLFKEFLELVREKGFEKKLKKGDDKLHFVQVPNSQVPTQDKGKERVKIEKKVVAGAGKRVLNGRGPFVKEVMNME